In Thalassotalea sp. Sam97, a single window of DNA contains:
- a CDS encoding SDR family NAD(P)-dependent oxidoreductase: MNITNQSLDNKVAIVTGAGQGIGKAIAKAFASLGCHVVCTARTLADIEATCDEINREFAGSQVDNATGHLAVPFQADVCHADDRQALVNFTLAKFNRITHLVNTVGGGGPCPFTKIDTNTLSNIFDLNVTTAAHLIQLCQVHMINSGGGNVINISSAAAKLVQQNFSAYAAVKAALDHFTRNIAQELAPEVRVNAISPGPIATKALMDVAPEAMLEQMAERTPMQRIGNVEDIANAACFFATDASSWITGQILAVDGGAEQPIFN; encoded by the coding sequence ATGAACATCACCAACCAGTCATTAGACAACAAGGTCGCGATAGTTACCGGTGCGGGTCAAGGCATCGGTAAGGCAATTGCAAAAGCATTTGCTTCCCTGGGGTGTCATGTGGTGTGCACGGCACGCACGTTAGCCGACATTGAAGCGACATGTGATGAGATCAACCGTGAATTTGCTGGTAGTCAAGTCGATAACGCCACTGGTCACTTAGCCGTGCCATTTCAGGCGGATGTGTGTCATGCAGATGATCGCCAAGCGTTGGTAAATTTTACCTTAGCAAAATTTAATCGCATTACCCATTTGGTTAATACCGTCGGTGGTGGCGGTCCATGCCCATTTACAAAAATTGATACCAACACGTTAAGCAATATCTTTGATTTAAACGTGACCACAGCGGCACACCTTATTCAGCTATGCCAAGTTCACATGATCAACAGCGGTGGTGGTAATGTCATTAACATCAGCTCTGCTGCGGCAAAGCTTGTTCAACAAAACTTCTCAGCTTATGCGGCAGTTAAGGCAGCATTAGATCACTTTACCCGCAATATCGCCCAAGAGTTGGCCCCAGAAGTTCGGGTAAATGCCATTTCGCCAGGCCCAATTGCAACCAAAGCGTTGATGGATGTAGCACCAGAAGCTATGTTAGAACAAATGGCTGAAAGAACCCCAATGCAGCGTATAGGTAATGTTGAAGACATTGCCAATGCTGCATGCTTTTTTGCCACTGATGCTTCGTCATGGATCACCGGCCAAATTTTGGCGGTAGACGGTGGCGCCGAACAACCTATTTTTAACTAA
- a CDS encoding flavin reductase family protein, producing the protein MAANSFDTRAFRNALGSFATGVTIITTKAGDGQLVGLTANSFNSVSLEPPLVLWSLAKTAASVPVFNDAEHWNVHILSVEQEPLSNKFASKGADKFADVELEHGITDAPLLAGCTARLQCRNAFQYDGGDHIIFVGEVLAFDTTDSAPLAFVGGQYALTARKPYEGVALSSSTVEELSSAAYNENLLGYLLGRSHFQLLHGLKDRAGEKQLSDLEFYVLSVLGVQSELTLAELNEYLRYTDIELSMDDLGNLFARQLIALGEDGALIQLTHDGRQESISHIATAKGLEESIKETLGEGELQALKLLLKKVIKLTDPGVPDLWDVAKAVNQ; encoded by the coding sequence ATGGCGGCAAACAGCTTTGATACCCGCGCATTTCGTAATGCCTTAGGCAGCTTTGCAACGGGTGTTACCATCATTACCACAAAGGCTGGCGATGGTCAGTTAGTGGGTCTAACAGCAAACAGTTTTAATTCCGTATCACTTGAGCCACCGTTGGTGTTATGGAGCTTAGCAAAAACCGCGGCGAGCGTGCCGGTTTTTAACGACGCTGAGCATTGGAACGTACACATTTTATCGGTTGAGCAAGAGCCATTGTCGAACAAGTTTGCATCAAAAGGTGCCGATAAGTTTGCTGACGTGGAGCTTGAACACGGTATTACCGATGCGCCATTGTTGGCTGGTTGTACCGCACGTTTGCAATGTCGTAATGCGTTTCAATACGATGGTGGTGATCACATTATCTTTGTTGGTGAAGTACTGGCTTTTGATACAACCGACAGTGCGCCGTTGGCGTTCGTTGGCGGCCAGTATGCGCTAACAGCGCGCAAGCCATATGAAGGTGTTGCGTTGTCATCGTCAACCGTTGAAGAGCTTTCAAGTGCGGCCTATAACGAAAACTTATTGGGGTATTTGTTAGGTCGCAGTCACTTTCAGTTACTACACGGCTTAAAAGATCGCGCAGGTGAAAAACAATTGAGCGATCTTGAGTTTTATGTGTTGTCGGTATTGGGTGTACAAAGCGAGCTTACGCTAGCAGAGCTTAATGAATACTTACGTTACACCGATATCGAGCTGAGCATGGACGATTTAGGCAACTTGTTTGCACGGCAGTTAATTGCCTTAGGTGAAGACGGCGCGTTAATCCAACTAACACATGATGGTCGTCAAGAGTCTATTTCGCATATCGCCACAGCCAAAGGTTTAGAAGAGTCAATTAAAGAAACGCTAGGCGAAGGTGAGTTACAAGCGCTTAAGTTGCTACTTAAAAAGGTTATTAAACTGACAGATCCGGGCGTACCCGATTTGTGGGATGTAGCTAAGGCAGTAAACCAATGA